The Ostrea edulis chromosome 1, xbOstEdul1.1, whole genome shotgun sequence genomic sequence TCCTTGAGGCACTCCAGCATTGCTAGTTAAGCTGGATGATAACAAATCCTTATACATCACTTTCTGACGTCTGTTAcacaaataacttttaaaccaCTGAAAAAGATTTCCACATATtccatatttttgtaatttaaaaagaagTCCCTTATGCCAAACCCTGTCAAAAGCTTTAGAAAGATCACAAAAAACCATACAACATGATCTACCTTCATCAATATTCTTCACTATACTGTGATATGTTTCAATAAGCTGGTAAACTGTAGAGTGACCAGGCAAGAACCCAGCTTGGTACTTATAAAACAGGTTGttactatgaaaataattatagacatgttttaaaatgattCTTTCCATTATCTTACTCACACAGCTTAATAGAGAAATGGGTCTGTAATTTGATGAAAGTGAAGGGTCCTCTTTCTTGAAAAGAGGTAGCACATGGGCTAATTTCCAACAACTGGGAAATGTGTTTTCAGACAGTGATTTGTTAAAAAGCAAATACAGAGgtttacatattgtatatattgttgaCTTTGACTTAAAACTATTGATCAGGATATGTGTTTGTTTATAGTTTTCAGTCCAATGgacaattgtttatatttcacAAAGACTTTCCTAATATATGTCAACTGTTAACACAGGCACCGTCTATCTAAGTACGTCAAATTCTTAATAAATATATTGAAGGGAAAGAAGTCATACTTCTTTTACTGGCCCGGATGTGAGGTGACTATAAGGGAGACCAAACCCACAGTCTGCGTCAAATACAAGCTTTCTTTGGTACCGGAGTTTGATTATTCACTTCAAGAGACTGTAGGACTACTACAGAACGATTCGGCAGATCTCATAGGTAATTTTATCGAAAAATACATACTTGtaccatgttttacattttatataGCAAAACAATATATGCAAGCTTTCGTATTAAATTTACAGGGATATACTTAGAAGCTCCGGATCACTATGGACATAAATTTGGAGTGAATTCTCTCAATTTGACCACAGTGTTGCATGATATTGACAACAGTTTGGGCGAATTCAGGCGAAATCTGACTTCACTCGGCCTTCATGACGATGTTAACATAATGATTTTTTCTGACCATGGAATGACAAACATAACAAAGATGGTGAATATTACAGAAGCCATAGAATTAAACGACATTAAAGTGATTTTCTCACCAGTTCCTTATGTCAGCATATGGCCGATGGATGGAAAACTTGATAAGGTCAGCTACTTTTTGTGTTACTTGCAAAATATGGCGACGCTTTGAGATTACTTCGTGAATCATCTCTCAGACTGTTCATCTGTCACAACGTAGAACTCGGCAAGAAAATTTAGCATGACCTTTTCGTTTGAATGATTAGATATACTTTAACGCccccctcgagaatatttcactcatatggacacgtaaccattgccggtgaagggctgcaaaatttaggcctatgctcggcgcttatagtctttgagcagagaggggtctttatcgtgccacacctgctgtgacacggggactccgtttttgcggtctcatccgaaggaccgccgcattagtcgcctcttacgacaagcaaggagtactgaggacctattctaacccggatccccttTCTGTATGACATTTAGTGTATATGTACGAATACTTATGATCGTTCAGGCAACACATCTGCTCCTTGTTTTTATATCATTGTGTCATATATAtagttgtacatatgtatggggggggggggatggggggGGTATGAAAATCTAGCATTTCTCAAGGATATTTTAGTTACTGGGAAAATCAACAAAGAATTTTCTGCTTTTCAAGTATTTACATGAGAATTCATCAATTTCAGGTGTACAACGATTTACTCACTGCAAACTTATCAAATATAACGATCTACAAAAAGGAATCTATTCCTGACAGTTATCATCTAAAAATCCATCGGCGTACACCACCAATTGTGATAGAACCCGACAACGGGATTGCAATAGTGGGACCATGGAAATGCAACAATTGCACAGTATGTAGTAAAACCAAAATTCAGTAGTTCTCTAAGAACACAAGTTTCTGACCTCTTTATTAACGTTTTGACCAACTTCAACCATGTGTATAAGATTTCCAAATTGTTCCAATATCAGGTTATGAAACATATCATCATGGTTTTTGCTGTATTTGTATGCTGTTTTCGGAGTTTTTTCTCCCACTCGTTGACGACCCAATATAAGTGACAAATTCTCGACGCgacgtaaaacaaaaataaataaataaaacttttaaaaaaacccaccaagcAATCAATCCTCACTCGTATAGAAACGCTTATTCTAATGCAATCTAAATACAACTAGTTCATAACATGACCTTAAGGAGATTACACAAGCGAGACAAGCTGTAAAATGATAACGATTGCCCAAAGTGCTGTGAAAATGTTCACCGTCACTGCGGCATCGAAATTCCCGTAGATAAAATAAATGGTCAAATTCTTCATTTTTGTACTACAAACATTTTAATAACCAGACAAGTCTTCTCATATTTGTAAAGTTTTTATTGGTTGAAAGaaaatatgacgtcactgtttacatcaactgcatattatgcatatttTCTGTGCTAAATGAATAAGCGGACCAGGTGTCCATTATTTTGTTACTTGATGTTAAAGGTCTGCGCTCGTCTCAACAATCACGCCGtaaagcatacatgtatttgagcCAGAGTTTCACGCAAAACAGAATAGAATGTGTGTTTTTCCAAACAATTACAAAGGTACAGtgttatgattgattgtatattgtttaacgtcccgctggagaatttttcactcatatgaagattTCCGTCTTGGGGAAGTTTCTAGTTTCTTGGGGTAGTTTCTAGTCCCCAATAGCAAGCGACTGTGCATGAGCAGTTATCCCCCTTGCCGTTGCTAAGCGGACTGTAAGCACATCGCCATTTGCATTTTCGCCTCGGAAGCTGAGATCGAGAGGTGAAACTCGCCAATGTttcgtgaaataaaattgattagaaAGTCCAGCGGCGATTGAGCGTAATTAAGCGGGGGCTTAGGGTCGGCagccaggggcggatccaggaattgcggttacgggggcgccactttatgaggcagtgggtccagggcgaagccctggtgggggtccagggggcaaAGCCCCGAAAGCTTCTGGAttatacagattttatggggcttgacaTTTCTCccatttagtcatttgtactattttctatcattttaataaggtgaaattaataaaatgacccaaattttaaagattttttttcgggggggggggatgattaAGTTCTCCcattaaagtaattcaagaaatcaaacgattttttcatttatttctccaggagtggaagaaattattgcttcttttatcgtttagtacatttttcgaaacaagataccgcgatttaccttaaatttgaaaattttaggggcggggggtggggggggggggggggcggctgcgccccacttgaaagtgatggcaaccatatgtttttttcaaaatctctcGATGGCATGAGAATACATATTATGATatcaatgactaataaaaacatttcttttgtacATAAAGAAGAGAAACATAGCTGaaaaaactacgttagataccCACTTTTagtttagagaaatatataaggaagaattatatGCTTGCGAGGCAATACTTATCTAATCACCAgaattacatattcatgtgctTGTTTTGAGGgtaaaaagtctttaaaaataattaaatactggtattATTTCTGAAATGCATAAGATGGGGGcagttttcattaaattaaatgttttgtgacaaaatgacagctaatgctcCTTTAATCATGAAAAATCATTAGGTTCCAACGCTTACAAACCCTATCTCTATATAAGGAGTTGACTCGGGTGTGCACTGTGGTCGATGTGCATCTTATCATTATTGATTATCATTGATCATgagttgacaggggatgcttactcctcctaggcagctgatcccacctctggtgtgtccaggggtccgtgtttgcccaattgtGTATTTTccattgcttatgggatttatgagattgatcactgttccttatcttcacctcttATCAATATCATGTGTACAGCATCCATGTCGTATAATcgtattttgatttctttcaaTAAATCAGAGTATGAAACCTGGAACAACCAACGTAGGGATGCACGGATACAGCAATGCTCATTCTGATATGAGAGCAATATTTAGAGCTGCCGGACCAGGCAAGTAGCGATTTGTTTAAAAGAGAATATCATAGTTTGTCGTAGAACATTAAGTTTGGGAGGGGGTAATGATATGATGTATTAATTTCTTCATCTTCATTTCAGCCTTCAAAAAGAATTTTGTGAGCCAACCCATAAGTAATATTGAACTATATCAAATAATGTGTGACATCCTCGGACTTAAACCTAATGCAAATAATGGAACTTGGAGTAATGTTGCGCAAATGCTTGTCAAAACCGACCCATCTGCTGGACGATCAACAACAGTCTCGTTCATCTTGATCATGATTTCAGTGACCACTTCTACGCTGAAATTCTTATCTTGTCAACACTAGTAGCAGAATCCCTTATTCGTGTTTATAGTGTCTCGGGGTGTTTTTACATTTGTAGTGGATTGTGTCAGGTAGATCATGTAGCTTGTAGAAACATGTTTTTAAGACATTTTTCTTAAACACCTCACCTATATACGCTGTGCATGTACAAGTAAAGACATtagtgggtgggtggggggggggggggggggggtcagtaTAATGTCATTGTGTAAACGATTGAAAGTGAGGGAGATCGTGcattttaataaaattgctattttgataaagagatgGGGTAAGATTGATTTATATTTAAATCCGATAAGCAAAAAAGTTAAGAATATGTAactaggtaaaaaaaaaatatgtataacaTTTCATGGATAGAAGTAGTTTTATTATAAATGTATTCGGGTTTTTCTGTAAAAATCACATTCT encodes the following:
- the LOC125681048 gene encoding glycerophosphocholine cholinephosphodiesterase ENPP6-like translates to MYRASKLLLFFGTFHIVSCSKLVVILMDGFRWDYFDHVDLPGFAKMAKDGVKAEYMTSDYPTLSYPNYYSIMTGLHTESHGMVGNFMHDTIHGKNFLIGANPDQYLPFWWDDAEPVWVTAEKQGKKSYFFYWPGCEVTIRETKPTVCVKYKLSLVPEFDYSLQETVGLLQNDSADLIGIYLEAPDHYGHKFGVNSLNLTTVLHDIDNSLGEFRRNLTSLGLHDDVNIMIFSDHGMTNITKMVNITEAIELNDIKVIFSPVPYVSIWPMDGKLDKVYNDLLTANLSNITIYKKESIPDSYHLKIHRRTPPIVIEPDNGIAIVGPWKCNNCTSMKPGTTNVGMHGYSNAHSDMRAIFRAAGPAFKKNFVSQPISNIELYQIMCDILGLKPNANNGTWSNVAQMLVKTDPSAGRSTTVSFILIMISVTTSTLKFLSCQH